In the Clostridium sporogenes genome, one interval contains:
- a CDS encoding methyl-accepting chemotaxis protein produces the protein MKSLKTKMITIFTAVIFVLTVLLGFVIINKVSKSLREDYYDDLKSLSVEKANYIKSKVDSEIFYMEAVAQDDRIINKDISWEKKADCFEKEAKRAGYMYYAYADKNGNSILFNKKRDTANVKDRDYYKKAMSGKGAISDVIISSVTKEPIIIVASPIIKNGQIQGVFYGAKEATFLSDIVSKIKYGKTGFGIIVNDKGTTVGHANKKLVLSQSNTVEIAKKDASFKSLSDLIENIISEKKVGNGDYEYKGTKNAVGFSPIEGTNWTMVFGGELSEVLAEVHSIRNIVIILSLIVIVIGALITYLISGKIASPIVAVTKRMNELSNLDFTIYGNEDAIKYLNREDEIGSMARALRKMRDNIAEFIAKTNEASQQIVATSEELTATSHQSATASEEVAKTIEDIAKGAGNQAEDTQSSALSVEKMGSLLQQNKEYVKELNNAAKDIEDRKEEGFSILKELIEKTKENSNAASSVYQIIVSNNESAEKIDSASSMIQSIADQTNLLALNAAIEAARAGEQGKGFAVVADEIRKLAEQSNSFTKEIKKVIEELKIKSQNAVDKMKEVKEINQHQSESVNNTEEKFEKIAYSINITNNVIEKLNQSEEKMNENKEKLMNLMQNLSAIAEENAASTEEASASIEQQTASVEEIANSSEGLAQIAEELDSLIKKFKV, from the coding sequence ATGAAATCGTTAAAGACTAAAATGATAACTATATTTACAGCAGTTATATTTGTTTTAACAGTATTACTAGGTTTTGTAATAATAAATAAGGTTAGTAAAAGTCTAAGGGAGGATTATTATGATGATTTAAAGAGTTTATCTGTTGAAAAGGCTAATTACATAAAATCTAAGGTAGATAGTGAAATATTTTATATGGAAGCTGTAGCTCAAGATGACAGGATAATTAATAAAGATATTTCTTGGGAAAAGAAGGCAGATTGTTTTGAGAAAGAAGCTAAAAGAGCAGGATATATGTACTATGCATATGCAGATAAAAATGGAAATTCTATATTATTTAATAAAAAAAGAGATACTGCAAATGTTAAAGATAGAGATTATTATAAAAAGGCTATGTCAGGAAAAGGTGCTATATCAGATGTTATTATAAGCAGTGTGACAAAGGAACCTATAATTATTGTAGCATCACCTATTATAAAGAATGGACAGATTCAAGGAGTTTTTTATGGGGCAAAAGAAGCAACTTTTTTAAGTGATATTGTTAGTAAAATTAAATATGGAAAAACAGGCTTTGGTATTATTGTAAATGATAAAGGAACTACAGTTGGACATGCTAATAAAAAACTTGTTTTAAGTCAAAGTAATACTGTAGAAATTGCTAAAAAGGATGCATCCTTTAAAAGTTTATCAGATTTAATAGAAAATATAATTTCTGAAAAAAAAGTTGGTAATGGAGACTATGAATATAAAGGAACAAAGAATGCAGTTGGATTTTCGCCTATAGAAGGTACCAATTGGACTATGGTTTTTGGAGGAGAACTTTCAGAGGTACTAGCTGAGGTACATAGCATTAGAAATATTGTTATAATATTATCTTTAATTGTAATAGTTATTGGAGCATTAATTACTTACCTTATTAGTGGAAAGATAGCTAGTCCTATTGTTGCTGTAACTAAAAGGATGAATGAGTTGTCTAATTTAGATTTTACTATATACGGTAATGAGGATGCCATAAAATATCTTAATCGTGAAGATGAAATTGGAAGTATGGCAAGGGCTTTAAGAAAAATGAGGGATAATATTGCAGAGTTTATTGCAAAAACCAATGAGGCATCACAACAAATAGTAGCAACATCAGAGGAATTAACAGCTACATCACATCAATCAGCTACAGCATCTGAGGAAGTGGCAAAAACTATAGAAGATATAGCAAAAGGTGCAGGAAATCAAGCAGAAGATACACAAAGTTCAGCTTTAAGTGTAGAGAAAATGGGAAGTTTATTACAACAAAATAAAGAATATGTAAAAGAGTTAAATAATGCGGCTAAAGATATAGAAGATAGAAAAGAAGAAGGTTTTTCTATATTAAAAGAACTTATAGAAAAAACAAAAGAAAATAGTAATGCAGCTTCAAGCGTATATCAAATTATAGTGAGTAATAATGAAAGTGCAGAAAAAATAGACAGTGCTAGTTCAATGATTCAATCTATAGCAGATCAAACAAATCTATTAGCTTTAAATGCAGCTATAGAAGCAGCCAGAGCAGGAGAACAAGGGAAAGGATTTGCAGTAGTAGCAGACGAAATCAGAAAACTTGCAGAACAATCAAATAGTTTTACAAAAGAAATAAAAAAGGTTATAGAGGAATTAAAGATAAAATCTCAAAATGCAGTAGATAAAATGAAGGAAGTAAAAGAAATAAATCAGCATCAATCAGAAAGTGTAAATAATACAGAAGAAAAATTTGAAAAAATAGCTTATTCTATAAATATAACTAATAATGTAATAGAAAAACTTAATCAGTCAGAAGAAAAGATGAATGAAAATAAAGAAAAGCTTATGAATCTAATGCAAAATTTATCAGCTATAGCAGAAGAAAATGCAGCAAGTACAGAGGAAGCTTCAGCCTCAATAGAGCAACAAACGGCAAGTGTAGAAGAAATAGCTAATTCCAGTGAGGGATTGGCTCAGATTGCAGAAGAATTAGATAGCTTAATTAAAAAGTTTAAAGTATAA
- a CDS encoding nitrogenase component 1, translating into MGIHKFKPPMSGRMGVLWTLASIRDAALIEYGCMGHMQYGRMFLNQAGISRGCKLYSTHIDETDISLGDTRRLSRTIAQIIEKDKPKIIFLLPSSVPMVIGTDLMAICEELQPEYPNTFLLPFECGGFDIDGYRGVKEVLLLLAKTLPKDIEKTEEPTFNIIGSCADLFRFHADAEEIIRIMEGAFGMKKLCVMTSDTSVEQIENMGAAHINLVIRQEGEAAAKQLKKRFGTPYLLARPYGVEGTLQWINNIAEILGLAPDSSFIKLEKEKIISQIYPAISIFEHIIREHSDEATISLGGHKDVVKGILSYAVEEMSLIKGNCWCDSESMASEEIPYFSEDEWIKSIEENTNGLLMASGEVLSWAKRNTDLQISNPDIKWRLNPYESPFIGFRGAINLVNLWLNGILEQIND; encoded by the coding sequence TTGGGAATTCATAAGTTCAAACCACCAATGTCAGGTAGAATGGGAGTATTGTGGACTCTTGCTTCGATTCGTGATGCAGCTTTAATTGAATACGGATGCATGGGACATATGCAGTATGGGAGAATGTTTTTAAATCAAGCTGGTATATCTAGAGGGTGCAAATTATATTCTACTCACATTGACGAAACAGATATTTCATTAGGAGATACTAGAAGACTTAGTCGTACTATTGCTCAAATTATAGAAAAAGATAAGCCTAAAATTATTTTTTTATTGCCATCTTCAGTGCCAATGGTTATTGGAACAGATTTAATGGCTATATGCGAAGAACTTCAACCAGAATACCCTAATACTTTTTTGCTTCCATTTGAGTGTGGAGGCTTTGATATAGATGGATATAGAGGTGTAAAAGAAGTACTTTTACTTTTAGCAAAAACATTACCAAAGGATATAGAAAAAACAGAAGAGCCTACATTTAATATAATTGGATCTTGTGCTGATTTATTTCGTTTCCATGCTGATGCAGAAGAAATTATCCGCATAATGGAGGGTGCTTTTGGTATGAAAAAGCTCTGTGTTATGACTTCTGATACATCTGTAGAACAAATTGAGAATATGGGGGCAGCTCATATCAATTTAGTAATAAGGCAAGAGGGAGAGGCTGCTGCAAAACAATTAAAAAAGCGATTCGGAACGCCATATTTATTAGCCAGACCTTATGGAGTTGAAGGGACTTTACAGTGGATAAATAATATAGCTGAGATTTTGGGATTAGCTCCAGATAGTAGCTTTATAAAATTAGAAAAAGAAAAAATTATTAGTCAAATTTATCCTGCAATTTCTATTTTTGAACACATAATACGAGAACATTCTGATGAAGCTACAATCTCATTAGGAGGGCATAAAGATGTTGTAAAAGGTATTCTTTCTTATGCAGTAGAAGAAATGTCATTAATTAAAGGAAACTGTTGGTGCGATTCAGAAAGTATGGCAAGTGAAGAGATTCCCTATTTTTCCGAGGATGAATGGATAAAATCTATAGAAGAAAATACAAATGGACTTTTAATGGCAAGTGGAGAAGTTTTAAGTTGGGCAAAAAGAAATACTGATCTTCAAATATCTAACCCAGATATAAAATGGAGATTAAATCCTTATGAATCGCCTTTTATAGGATTTCGTGGGGCAATAAATTTAGTTAACTTATGGCTCAATGGTATATTAGAGCAAATAAATGATTAG
- a CDS encoding nitrogenase component 1 translates to MKELKHLKHLSSVKTNAGVKFLTPAAFPGNHCPMHTALALSSRVKGMSTLVVGTPECGTYSRNVVSNVKSQEGELHWTYILDSNEVVFGCRKGLIKTIKEMDKSGARAIMIILTCVPEIIGEDIEGIVHETQPQVSALLTYVLMAHFKCNSYPSGYWKTLVAFGGLMKKGKTSPDTINILGRSPREHHVPMPGLLTALEKRGFYLRMLAPKSDIEDFIVSPDAALNIVLSPFMNPLAEMMWEKFKVPFISLHETYDIFEIDSLYETVEKSLKIRFNHEFDEAREKAIILQKQAETMFKGKNYILTQIGAMMSLPLVLYLTKFEMKPMLLHMDEFYPDDRKWAKAINEKGYDPMICHMVNNDGDIELLENIRADFSLGKLLKNSSLIPCVPYLEDLYGQIGYERTVVLLSRMLKVYSKANVKK, encoded by the coding sequence ATGAAAGAATTAAAACATCTAAAGCACTTATCTTCAGTTAAGACAAATGCTGGTGTGAAATTTTTGACCCCAGCAGCTTTCCCAGGAAATCATTGTCCTATGCATACTGCATTAGCACTTAGTTCACGGGTTAAAGGTATGTCTACATTGGTTGTAGGAACACCAGAATGTGGAACCTATAGTCGTAATGTTGTTTCCAATGTTAAAAGTCAAGAAGGGGAATTGCATTGGACCTATATTTTGGATTCAAATGAAGTTGTATTTGGATGCCGCAAAGGATTGATTAAAACTATTAAAGAAATGGATAAGTCTGGTGCAAGGGCCATTATGATAATTTTAACTTGTGTTCCAGAGATAATTGGTGAAGATATAGAAGGTATTGTACATGAAACACAGCCTCAAGTTTCAGCTTTGCTTACATATGTACTAATGGCACATTTTAAATGTAATAGTTATCCTTCAGGATATTGGAAAACTTTAGTGGCTTTTGGAGGATTAATGAAGAAAGGAAAAACAAGTCCTGATACAATTAATATTCTTGGTCGTAGTCCAAGAGAACACCATGTTCCTATGCCTGGATTATTGACAGCATTGGAGAAAAGAGGATTTTACCTTAGAATGTTAGCTCCAAAATCTGATATTGAGGATTTTATTGTTTCGCCAGATGCAGCTCTTAATATTGTGCTTTCACCATTCATGAACCCTTTAGCCGAAATGATGTGGGAAAAATTCAAAGTTCCCTTTATAAGTCTTCATGAAACCTATGATATATTTGAAATTGATAGTCTTTATGAAACTGTAGAAAAATCATTAAAAATTAGATTTAATCATGAATTTGATGAAGCAAGAGAAAAAGCCATAATATTGCAGAAGCAGGCAGAAACTATGTTCAAAGGGAAAAATTATATTTTAACCCAAATTGGTGCTATGATGTCTTTGCCTCTTGTATTATATCTGACTAAATTTGAAATGAAACCTATGCTTTTACACATGGATGAATTTTATCCTGATGACAGAAAGTGGGCAAAAGCTATCAATGAGAAAGGTTATGATCCTATGATCTGCCATATGGTAAATAATGATGGGGATATAGAACTTTTGGAGAATATTAGAGCAGATTTTTCTTTAGGAAAACTTTTAAAGAATTCATCTTTAATTCCTTGTGTTCCATATTTAGAAGATTTGTACGGACAAATAGGATATGAAAGAACTGTAGTTTTATTAAGTAGAATGTTAAAGGTTTATAGTAAAGCAAATGTTAAAAAATAA
- a CDS encoding AAA family ATPase, which produces MKKIAIYGKGGIGKSTTVSNVSAAMADMGLTVMQIGCDPKADSTRNLTDGKNIPTVLDTLREKGDIELDDLVFKSSTGVLCVESGGPVPGVGCAGRGIITAFEKLEELDAYEVYKPDVILYDVLGDVVCGGFAMPIRGGYADEVCIVTSGEMMSLYAATNIAHAVNSFGKRGYASLRGLILNSKKIENEQELVRKVSEEIETPVIYSMARDPYVQKAEALGKTVVEAFPECEMTKHYCTLAKILLEGGK; this is translated from the coding sequence ATGAAGAAAATTGCTATTTATGGAAAAGGAGGTATTGGTAAATCAACTACAGTATCTAATGTATCTGCTGCTATGGCAGATATGGGATTAACAGTAATGCAAATTGGATGTGATCCTAAGGCAGATTCTACTCGTAATTTAACTGATGGTAAAAATATTCCTACAGTATTGGATACTTTGAGAGAAAAAGGAGATATTGAACTGGATGATCTTGTATTTAAAAGTAGCACTGGTGTTTTGTGTGTAGAATCAGGAGGACCAGTTCCAGGAGTAGGCTGTGCTGGTCGTGGAATAATAACTGCTTTTGAAAAACTTGAAGAGTTAGATGCATATGAAGTGTATAAACCAGATGTTATCCTCTACGATGTATTAGGTGATGTGGTATGCGGTGGTTTTGCTATGCCTATTAGGGGAGGATATGCTGATGAAGTATGTATAGTTACATCAGGGGAAATGATGTCCCTTTATGCAGCTACAAATATTGCACATGCTGTTAATAGCTTTGGAAAGCGTGGATATGCATCACTTAGAGGATTGATATTAAACTCTAAAAAAATAGAAAATGAACAAGAGTTAGTTAGAAAAGTTTCAGAGGAAATTGAAACTCCAGTGATTTATTCAATGGCGAGAGATCCCTATGTACAAAAAGCTGAAGCTTTAGGAAAAACTGTAGTTGAAGCCTTCCCCGAATGTGAGATGACAAAGCATTATTGTACTTTGGCAAAGATTCTGTTAGAGGGAGGAAAGTGA
- a CDS encoding ABC transporter ATP-binding protein — MNSIATKDLAIAYEDKLIVDGLNMNIPKGKITTIIGPNGCGKSTVLKTVGRILKPKEGLVYLNGNDIRNLSTKEIAQKMAILPQSPQAQGGLTVGELVSYGRFPHKKGFGKLSPEDKKVIQWALDITKLTELEVTMVDNLSGGQRQRVWIAMALAQQTDLILLDEPTTYLDMAYQLEVLELLYNLNREESCTIVMVLHDLNLAARFADYMIAIRDGSIIKCGTPKEIMTKKILKDTFNIDAEIVWGDKTGRPTCISYELIK; from the coding sequence ATGAATAGTATTGCAACAAAAGATTTAGCTATTGCTTATGAGGACAAACTCATAGTGGATGGTTTAAATATGAATATACCAAAAGGCAAGATAACTACCATAATTGGGCCAAATGGTTGTGGAAAGTCAACTGTGCTCAAGACTGTAGGACGTATTTTAAAACCTAAAGAAGGACTAGTTTATTTAAATGGTAATGATATTAGAAATTTATCCACTAAGGAAATAGCACAGAAGATGGCCATATTGCCTCAATCTCCTCAGGCACAAGGAGGACTTACTGTTGGTGAACTTGTATCTTATGGTCGATTTCCACATAAAAAGGGATTTGGTAAATTATCACCAGAGGATAAGAAAGTAATTCAATGGGCATTAGATATTACAAAACTAACTGAACTTGAGGTCACAATGGTGGACAATCTTTCTGGTGGACAGCGTCAGAGAGTATGGATTGCAATGGCATTAGCTCAGCAGACTGATTTGATATTGTTAGATGAACCTACTACTTATCTAGATATGGCATATCAGTTAGAAGTGTTGGAACTTTTATATAACCTAAATAGAGAAGAAAGTTGTACAATCGTTATGGTTTTACATGATTTAAATTTAGCTGCACGTTTTGCTGATTATATGATAGCAATACGTGATGGAAGTATTATAAAGTGTGGAACTCCAAAAGAGATTATGACTAAAAAGATATTAAAAGATACTTTTAATATTGATGCTGAGATTGTATGGGGGGATAAAACAGGACGTCCCACATGTATTTCATATGAATTAATTAAGTGA
- a CDS encoding iron ABC transporter permease — protein sequence MREQQQIIEAYKRKIAIRNTLIVIGCFLLLAISLIVSMDTGYIKMSPFDVLRTLFGRGTDKEKLILFDFRLPRIVISMLVGAGLALSGCIIQSVTKNPLADPGILGINAGASLMVILYVLIFSAESFLSVFTLPFLALIGAGITAVIVYIFSYKRDEGISTMRLVLTGVAVQAGISALTTLLVVKLDDTQYNFVVAWQAGSIWGSNWKFVMTLLPWLAILIPYILTKSSVMDILTLSDDIAYGLGASVEKERRKLLAAAVALAASCVAVSGSISFVGLIAPHLSRRLVGPRHGVLLSTSILIGAVLVSLADTIGRVIIQPSEIPTGIVVAIIGAPYFLYLLSNSKN from the coding sequence ATGAGAGAACAACAACAAATAATTGAAGCATATAAACGTAAGATAGCTATTAGAAATACATTAATTGTAATTGGATGTTTTTTACTTTTGGCAATTTCCTTAATTGTAAGTATGGATACAGGATATATTAAAATGTCTCCATTTGATGTTTTAAGGACACTATTTGGGAGAGGTACAGATAAAGAAAAATTGATTTTATTTGATTTTAGACTACCTCGTATAGTTATTTCAATGTTAGTAGGAGCTGGACTTGCTTTATCAGGATGCATAATACAGAGTGTAACTAAAAATCCTCTAGCTGATCCAGGAATTTTAGGAATTAACGCTGGTGCTAGTTTGATGGTAATTTTATATGTACTGATTTTTAGTGCAGAATCTTTCCTATCTGTGTTTACTCTTCCCTTTTTAGCACTAATAGGGGCAGGTATTACAGCCGTTATAGTCTATATTTTTTCTTATAAGCGAGATGAAGGAATTTCAACTATGAGGCTTGTTTTAACTGGTGTAGCAGTGCAAGCGGGAATTTCAGCATTAACTACTTTACTAGTGGTGAAATTAGATGATACACAGTATAACTTTGTGGTTGCTTGGCAGGCAGGGAGTATTTGGGGGTCTAACTGGAAATTTGTAATGACGCTGCTGCCTTGGTTAGCTATATTGATTCCATATATACTAACAAAATCTTCTGTTATGGATATACTGACTCTAAGTGATGATATAGCCTATGGTCTTGGTGCTTCAGTAGAAAAAGAACGTCGTAAATTACTTGCAGCGGCAGTAGCTCTTGCTGCTTCATGTGTAGCAGTTAGTGGAAGCATTAGTTTTGTAGGTTTAATAGCACCCCATTTATCAAGACGACTTGTAGGACCACGACATGGTGTACTTTTGTCTACTAGTATATTGATTGGCGCAGTATTAGTATCTTTAGCAGATACTATTGGACGTGTTATTATTCAACCTTCAGAGATTCCAACAGGAATTGTGGTAGCTATTATTGGAGCGCCATATTTTCTATATCTTCTTTCTAACAGTAAGAATTAA
- a CDS encoding iron ABC transporter permease encodes MKKPMEKVNIDMNKKDHTRKMWLIVLGGLGLLAFIMMFSITKGTENIPLASLWDALFHFNEKEMNHLVIFNLRIPRVVASALVGAALAVSGAIMQGTTGNPLADSGLLGLNAGAAFALSICFAFFPGMKYIHIILFSFLGAALGAILVNGIASMKRGGQTPIRLVLAGAAVSTLLVAMSQGIALYFNVAQSIMFWTVGGVAGSNWEQVRIMLPWIMGGLIGSIVLSPYISILSLGQDVAKGLGINIKLVNLLSSLTVLILVGASVSVVGSVGFVGLIVPHIARFFVGMDYKLIIPSTAVMGALLVVLADLGARTLNPPFETPIGAIISLIGVPLFLSLARRQRSAM; translated from the coding sequence ATGAAAAAGCCAATGGAGAAGGTAAATATAGACATGAATAAAAAAGATCATACACGGAAGATGTGGCTTATTGTATTGGGAGGATTAGGATTACTTGCTTTTATTATGATGTTTTCTATAACTAAGGGGACAGAGAATATCCCATTAGCTTCCTTATGGGATGCTTTGTTTCATTTTAATGAGAAAGAAATGAATCATCTTGTTATATTCAATCTACGTATTCCCCGTGTTGTAGCAAGTGCTTTAGTTGGTGCAGCTCTTGCTGTTTCAGGAGCTATTATGCAAGGAACTACAGGAAATCCCTTGGCTGACTCAGGATTATTAGGGTTAAATGCTGGAGCAGCTTTTGCTCTTTCTATATGTTTTGCCTTCTTTCCTGGAATGAAATATATTCATATTATTTTATTTTCTTTTTTAGGAGCAGCTTTGGGAGCCATATTAGTTAATGGTATTGCTTCTATGAAAAGAGGGGGTCAAACACCTATTAGGCTTGTATTAGCAGGAGCAGCTGTTAGTACATTACTTGTAGCTATGAGCCAAGGCATTGCTCTTTATTTTAATGTAGCTCAAAGCATTATGTTTTGGACTGTTGGTGGTGTTGCAGGTTCTAATTGGGAACAAGTTAGAATAATGCTTCCATGGATAATGGGAGGTCTCATAGGATCAATTGTATTATCACCTTACATTTCTATTTTAAGTTTAGGACAAGATGTTGCGAAGGGATTGGGAATAAATATAAAGTTAGTAAATCTATTATCTTCACTTACAGTTCTTATATTGGTAGGAGCTTCAGTATCTGTAGTAGGTTCAGTTGGATTTGTAGGATTGATTGTTCCTCATATTGCACGTTTTTTTGTTGGCATGGATTATAAATTAATTATTCCTTCTACAGCAGTAATGGGAGCTTTATTGGTAGTATTAGCAGATTTAGGAGCCAGAACTTTAAATCCCCCCTTTGAAACTCCTATAGGAGCTATAATTTCTCTTATTGGTGTACCATTATTTTTAAGTTTGGCTCGTAGACAAAGGAGTGCAATGTAA
- a CDS encoding ABC transporter substrate-binding protein — MKKFMGLFVSFILIIGVLSGCSGSNNKDTQSKSDNTSAEQTKGNENSQWPRTIKDATGKEIKFDKKPERIAVLHAAFLEYFFALETPPAASAGATVGNAMKALDEFETLKSYKGTASVMDLGSARDLNLEAVLKSKPDVIVTFKGHADKVYDKLAKIAPVVQIDFKDPWQNKTMECAKIVGKEDLANKIINETEKEIKNAKKLLENNKDKTVALLRVDGKGNFVALGSKDTIYYNKKDGFNLSIPKGYPEDNKVVSLEGLSKMNPDYIIFRHFPEIVNSAVEKQKTSPVWQSLNAVKKDQILFFDDSLNSESPLALKISAKNLTKAISK, encoded by the coding sequence ATGAAAAAGTTTATGGGATTATTTGTCTCATTTATATTAATCATAGGTGTACTATCTGGTTGTAGTGGATCTAATAATAAAGATACTCAAAGCAAATCAGATAATACATCAGCAGAACAAACAAAAGGTAATGAAAATTCTCAGTGGCCAAGAACTATAAAAGATGCAACAGGAAAAGAGATTAAATTTGATAAAAAACCTGAGAGGATAGCAGTTCTTCATGCAGCGTTCTTGGAGTATTTCTTTGCTTTAGAAACGCCACCAGCTGCCTCTGCTGGAGCAACAGTTGGTAATGCAATGAAGGCTTTGGATGAATTTGAAACCCTTAAGTCATATAAGGGTACAGCAAGTGTTATGGATTTAGGTAGTGCTAGAGATTTAAATTTAGAGGCAGTTTTAAAATCAAAACCAGATGTGATTGTAACATTTAAAGGTCATGCAGATAAGGTTTATGATAAATTGGCTAAGATAGCTCCTGTAGTTCAGATAGACTTTAAGGATCCTTGGCAAAATAAAACTATGGAATGTGCAAAAATTGTTGGAAAAGAGGATTTGGCCAATAAAATTATAAATGAAACTGAGAAGGAAATTAAAAATGCTAAAAAGCTTTTAGAAAATAATAAGGACAAAACAGTTGCTTTACTTAGAGTTGATGGAAAAGGAAATTTTGTTGCACTTGGTTCAAAGGATACTATTTATTACAACAAAAAAGATGGTTTTAACTTATCAATACCAAAAGGCTATCCTGAAGATAATAAAGTTGTTTCATTAGAAGGTTTATCAAAGATGAATCCGGATTATATTATATTTAGGCATTTCCCTGAGATTGTTAATTCAGCCGTTGAGAAACAAAAAACTTCTCCTGTATGGCAGTCACTTAATGCAGTAAAGAAGGATCAGATCTTATTTTTTGATGATTCTCTAAATAGTGAAAGTCCACTGGCATTAAAGATTTCCGCTAAGAACTTAACAAAAGCCATATCAAAATAA
- a CDS encoding ABC transporter substrate-binding protein: MKKFMGLFVSLILIIGMLSGCSGANNKDTQSKSDNSSKEQTKDTGKSQWPRTIKDATGKEIKLDKKPERVVVLHSLFLDYFFALETPPTASAGATFSKGNKVLDGFETLKPYVGTANIIDLGDARSLNLEAVVNAKPDVIVTFKGHVDKTYDKLVKIAPVVQIDMKDSLQDKTMQCAKIIGKEELATKIINETEKEIENTRKLVENHKGKTFALLRVDGKGNFVAVGSSNTLYYDKTHGFNLSKPNGYPEKSQIISLEGLSKMNPDYIIFRHFSDSVNSAVEKQKTSPVWQSLNAVKNNQILFFDNSLNSESPLALQISAKNLTKAISK; encoded by the coding sequence ATGAAAAAATTCATGGGACTATTTGTCTCACTTATATTAATAATAGGTATGCTATCTGGTTGCAGTGGAGCTAACAATAAGGATACTCAAAGCAAATCAGATAATAGCTCAAAAGAGCAAACAAAAGATACTGGAAAATCTCAGTGGCCAAGAACTATAAAAGATGCAACAGGAAAAGAGATTAAATTGGACAAAAAGCCTGAGAGAGTAGTGGTTCTTCATTCATTGTTTTTGGATTATTTCTTTGCTTTAGAAACACCACCGACTGCTTCCGCTGGAGCAACATTTAGCAAAGGAAACAAGGTTTTAGATGGATTTGAAACACTTAAGCCATATGTGGGTACCGCTAATATTATAGACTTAGGCGATGCTAGATCATTGAATTTGGAGGCAGTTGTTAATGCAAAACCAGATGTAATTGTGACATTTAAAGGTCATGTAGATAAGACTTATGATAAATTGGTTAAAATAGCTCCTGTAGTTCAAATTGATATGAAAGATTCATTACAAGATAAAACTATGCAATGTGCAAAAATTATTGGAAAAGAAGAGTTAGCTACTAAAATTATAAATGAAACTGAGAAGGAAATAGAAAATACTAGGAAACTTGTGGAAAATCATAAAGGTAAAACTTTTGCTTTACTTAGAGTTGATGGAAAGGGTAATTTTGTCGCAGTTGGTTCAAGTAACACTCTTTATTATGATAAAACTCATGGTTTTAACTTGTCAAAACCTAATGGTTATCCAGAAAAGAGCCAAATTATTTCATTAGAGGGATTGTCCAAGATGAATCCAGATTATATTATATTCAGACATTTTTCTGATAGCGTTAATTCTGCTGTTGAAAAACAAAAAACTTCTCCTGTATGGCAGTCACTTAATGCAGTAAAAAACAATCAAATTTTATTTTTCGATAATTCTTTAAATAGTGAAAGTCCACTAGCATTACAGATTTCAGCTAAGAATTTAACAAAAGCCATATCAAAGTAA